Proteins encoded together in one Kitasatospora albolonga window:
- a CDS encoding ribokinase, which produces MHDNAPDDRYRYDLLVVGSANADLVIGVERRPAPGETVLGSDLAVHPGGKGANQAVAAARLGARTALLARVGDDSHGRLLLESQRAAGVDTDGVLVGGAPTGVALITVDPSGDNSIVVSPGANGRLTPEDVRAAAPLLAAARVVSVQLEIPLDTVAETARGLGAGARLVLNPSPPAPLPDEVLAACDPLVVNEHEARYILGEAAGDTPHDWAPALLALGPRSVVITLGAAGALVADSRTDSLDHLVSPKVGAVDTTGAGDAFTAALAWRLGRGDDLREAAAFAVRVGAAAVMSKGAQASFPTLEEVDAL; this is translated from the coding sequence ATGCACGACAACGCCCCCGACGACCGGTACCGGTATGACCTCCTGGTCGTCGGCTCGGCCAACGCCGACCTGGTGATCGGCGTCGAACGCCGCCCCGCCCCCGGCGAGACGGTGCTCGGCTCCGACCTGGCCGTCCACCCGGGCGGCAAGGGCGCCAACCAGGCGGTCGCGGCAGCCCGGTTGGGAGCCCGTACGGCGCTGCTCGCCCGGGTCGGCGACGACAGCCACGGCCGGCTGCTGCTGGAGAGTCAGCGCGCGGCGGGTGTGGACACGGACGGCGTCCTGGTCGGCGGGGCCCCGACCGGGGTCGCGCTGATCACCGTGGACCCCTCGGGCGACAACAGCATCGTGGTGTCCCCGGGCGCCAACGGGCGGCTGACCCCCGAGGACGTACGGGCGGCGGCCCCGCTGCTCGCCGCCGCGCGGGTGGTCTCCGTACAGCTGGAAATCCCCCTGGACACGGTCGCGGAGACGGCGCGCGGTCTGGGGGCGGGGGCCCGTCTCGTCCTCAACCCGTCCCCGCCCGCCCCGCTGCCCGACGAGGTCCTGGCCGCCTGCGACCCGCTGGTGGTCAACGAGCACGAGGCGCGGTACATCCTGGGCGAGGCGGCGGGGGACACCCCGCACGACTGGGCCCCGGCCCTTCTCGCGCTGGGCCCGCGCTCGGTCGTGATCACCCTGGGCGCGGCGGGCGCCCTGGTGGCCGACAGCCGTACGGACTCCCTGGACCACCTGGTCAGCCCGAAGGTCGGGGCCGTCGACACGACGGGGGCCGGTGACGCGTTCACCGCCGCCCTGGCCTGGCGCCTGGGCCGGGGCGACGACCTGCGCGAGGCGGCGGCCTTCGCCGTACGGGTGGGGGCGGCGGCCGTGATGTCGAAGGGCGCGCAGGCATCGTTCCCGACGCTGGAGGAGGTCGACGCGCTGTGA
- a CDS encoding sugar ABC transporter ATP-binding protein: protein MLRIEGLRKTFPGVVALDNVDFDLRRGEVHVLLGENGAGKSTLIKMLSGAYRPDRGRILAEGREVRINNAQDAERLGIATIYQEFNLVPDLTVAENIFLGRQPRRFGLVDHRRMRADAEKLLRRVGVDVRPDAKVRELGIARLQMVEIAKALSLDARVLIMDEPTAVLTSEEVDKLFAIVRQLRADGVGIVFITHHLEEIAALGDRVTVLRDGRSIDQVPASTPEDRLVQLMVGRSIEQQYPRERPDAGEVLLSVRGLTRDGVFHDISFDVYAGEVVGLAGLVGAGRTEVARAVFGADPYDTGTVDVRGERLARHDVPAAMGAGIGLVPEDRKGQGLVLDASVQENLGLVTLRSATRSGLVDLKGQRTAAARIAEQLGVRMSGLGQHVRTLSGGNQQKVVIGKWLLADTRVLILDEPTRGIDVGAKVEIYQLINELTASGHAVLMISSDLPEVLGMSDRVLVMAQGRIAGELPAGQATQDAVMALAVSTAAADANDHPAPKKEEEEGPRGH, encoded by the coding sequence TTGCTGCGCATCGAGGGCCTGCGCAAGACCTTCCCCGGTGTCGTGGCGCTCGACAACGTCGACTTCGACCTGCGCAGAGGCGAGGTCCATGTCCTGCTCGGCGAGAACGGCGCCGGGAAGAGCACCCTCATCAAGATGCTCTCCGGCGCCTACCGCCCCGACCGGGGCCGCATCCTCGCCGAGGGCCGCGAGGTGCGGATCAACAACGCGCAGGACGCCGAACGGCTCGGCATCGCCACCATCTACCAGGAGTTCAACCTCGTCCCCGACCTGACGGTGGCCGAGAACATCTTCCTCGGCCGGCAGCCGCGCCGCTTCGGGCTCGTCGACCACCGGCGCATGCGGGCCGACGCGGAGAAGCTGCTGCGCCGGGTCGGCGTCGATGTGCGGCCCGACGCCAAGGTCCGCGAACTGGGCATCGCCCGGCTCCAGATGGTCGAGATCGCCAAGGCGCTCAGCCTGGACGCCCGGGTCCTGATCATGGACGAACCGACCGCCGTGCTCACCTCCGAAGAGGTCGACAAACTCTTCGCGATCGTCCGGCAGTTGCGTGCGGACGGCGTCGGGATCGTCTTCATCACCCACCACTTGGAGGAGATCGCCGCACTCGGCGACCGTGTCACCGTCCTGCGCGACGGCCGCAGCATCGACCAGGTGCCCGCCTCCACGCCCGAGGACCGGCTCGTCCAGCTCATGGTGGGCCGGAGCATCGAGCAGCAGTATCCGCGTGAACGGCCCGATGCCGGTGAGGTGTTGCTTTCCGTGCGCGGTCTGACCCGGGACGGGGTCTTCCACGACATCAGCTTCGACGTGTACGCCGGTGAGGTCGTCGGCCTCGCCGGACTCGTCGGCGCCGGTCGTACGGAGGTGGCGCGCGCGGTCTTCGGCGCCGACCCGTACGACACGGGCACCGTCGACGTACGCGGCGAACGCCTCGCCCGGCACGACGTGCCCGCCGCGATGGGTGCCGGGATAGGGCTCGTACCGGAGGACCGCAAGGGGCAGGGCCTGGTCCTGGACGCCTCCGTACAGGAGAACCTCGGCCTGGTCACGCTGCGTTCGGCGACCCGCTCCGGGCTCGTGGACCTGAAGGGGCAGCGTACGGCCGCCGCCCGCATCGCCGAGCAGCTCGGCGTCCGTATGTCCGGCCTCGGCCAGCACGTGCGCACCCTCTCCGGCGGCAACCAGCAGAAGGTCGTCATCGGCAAGTGGCTGCTGGCCGACACCCGCGTGCTCATCCTCGACGAGCCGACCCGGGGCATCGACGTCGGCGCCAAGGTCGAGATCTACCAGCTCATCAACGAACTCACCGCATCCGGCCATGCCGTCCTGATGATCTCCAGCGACCTGCCCGAAGTCCTCGGCATGAGCGACCGGGTGCTGGTCATGGCCCAGGGCCGGATCGCCGGTGAACTCCCCGCCGGACAGGCCACCCAGGACGCGGTGATGGCCCTCGCGGTCTCCACCGCCGCGGCGGACGCGAACGACCACCCCGCACCGAAGAAGGAAGAAGAGGAGGGCCCCCGTGGCCACTGA
- a CDS encoding transporter: MATETLKSDTGAGGTSVIRRVLLDNGALSALVVLVVAMSLLSGDFLTTQNLLNVGVQAAVTAILAFGVTFVIVSAGIDLSVGSVAALSATVLAWSATSAGVPVVLAVVLAIVTGIACGFVNGALISYGKLPPFIATLAMLSIARGLSLVISQGSPIAFPESVSRLGDTLGGRLPVPVLVMIAMGLLTALILGRTFIGRSMYAIGGNEEAARLSGLRVKRQKIVIYALSGLFAAVAGIVLASRLVSAQPQAAQGYELDAIAAVVIGGASLAGGVGKASGTLIGALILAVLRNGLNLLSVSAFWQQVVIGVVIALAVLLDTLRRKAGSGAASSAGTAPGAPGSGRRGVLKFAGAALAVAVVVGGVSYVNSGSSGGATKVGMSLSTLNNPFFVQMKEGAQAEAEKAGIDLTVTDAQNDASQQANQLQNFTSSGFSSIIVNPVDSDAVGPGVRSANQADIPVIAADRGVNKAEAATLVASDNVAGGKLAADALADKLGGKGSIVILQGTAGTSASRERGAGFAEGLKAYPGIKVVAKQPADFDRTKGLDVMTNLIQSHPDITGVFAENDEMALGAAKALGARAGKSVSVVGFDGTPDGLKAVGAGTLYASVAQQPGELGRIAVQNAVKAAKGDKVESTVKVPVKVVTRENVADFS, from the coding sequence GTGGCCACTGAGACACTCAAGAGTGACACGGGCGCGGGGGGCACTTCCGTCATACGCCGCGTCCTGCTCGACAACGGCGCGCTCAGCGCCCTGGTCGTCCTGGTGGTGGCGATGTCGCTGCTCTCCGGCGACTTCCTGACCACCCAGAACCTGCTGAACGTCGGTGTCCAGGCGGCCGTCACCGCGATCCTCGCGTTCGGCGTCACCTTCGTCATCGTCTCGGCGGGCATCGACCTGTCCGTCGGTTCGGTGGCGGCCCTGTCCGCGACGGTCCTGGCCTGGTCGGCGACGTCCGCCGGGGTGCCGGTCGTCCTCGCGGTCGTGCTCGCGATCGTCACCGGTATCGCCTGCGGCTTCGTGAACGGCGCCCTCATCTCGTACGGCAAACTCCCGCCGTTCATCGCGACGTTGGCCATGCTCTCGATCGCCCGCGGTCTCTCGCTCGTCATCTCGCAGGGCAGTCCGATCGCGTTCCCCGAATCCGTCTCGCGGCTCGGCGACACGCTCGGCGGCCGGCTCCCCGTACCGGTCCTCGTGATGATCGCGATGGGGCTGCTCACCGCGCTGATCCTCGGCCGTACGTTCATCGGCCGCTCGATGTACGCGATCGGCGGCAACGAGGAGGCGGCCCGGCTCTCGGGGCTCCGCGTCAAGCGCCAGAAGATCGTCATCTACGCGCTGTCCGGCCTCTTCGCCGCCGTCGCGGGCATCGTCCTGGCCTCGCGCCTCGTCTCCGCCCAGCCGCAGGCCGCCCAGGGGTACGAACTCGACGCCATCGCCGCGGTCGTCATTGGCGGCGCCAGCCTGGCCGGCGGGGTCGGCAAGGCGTCCGGCACCCTGATCGGCGCACTGATCCTCGCGGTGCTCCGCAACGGCCTCAACCTCCTCTCCGTGTCGGCGTTCTGGCAGCAGGTCGTCATCGGTGTCGTCATCGCGCTCGCCGTCCTGCTCGACACCCTGCGCCGCAAGGCCGGTTCGGGTGCGGCCTCCTCGGCGGGCACCGCACCCGGCGCGCCCGGGTCCGGGCGTCGGGGAGTGCTCAAGTTCGCCGGGGCCGCGCTCGCTGTGGCGGTTGTCGTCGGCGGGGTCTCCTACGTCAACTCCGGTTCGTCCGGGGGCGCGACGAAGGTCGGCATGTCCCTCTCGACGCTGAACAACCCCTTCTTCGTGCAGATGAAGGAGGGCGCGCAGGCGGAGGCGGAGAAGGCGGGCATCGACCTCACCGTCACCGATGCCCAGAACGACGCCTCGCAGCAGGCCAACCAGCTCCAGAACTTCACCAGTTCGGGGTTCTCCTCGATCATCGTCAACCCGGTGGACTCGGATGCCGTCGGCCCCGGTGTCCGCAGCGCCAACCAGGCGGACATCCCGGTGATCGCCGCCGACCGGGGTGTGAACAAGGCGGAGGCCGCCACCCTCGTCGCCTCCGACAACGTGGCGGGCGGAAAGCTCGCCGCCGACGCGCTGGCCGACAAGCTCGGCGGCAAGGGCAGCATCGTCATCCTCCAGGGCACGGCGGGCACGTCCGCCAGCCGGGAGCGCGGCGCGGGCTTCGCCGAGGGGCTCAAGGCGTACCCGGGCATCAAGGTGGTCGCCAAGCAGCCCGCCGACTTCGACCGCACCAAGGGCCTGGACGTCATGACCAACCTGATCCAGTCCCACCCGGACATCACGGGCGTCTTCGCCGAGAACGACGAGATGGCGCTCGGCGCGGCCAAGGCGCTCGGTGCCAGGGCCGGGAAGTCCGTCTCGGTCGTCGGCTTCGACGGCACCCCGGACGGCCTGAAGGCGGTCGGGGCCGGAACGCTCTACGCCTCGGTGGCGCAGCAGCCCGGCGAACTGGGCAGGATCGCGGTGCAGAACGCCGTCAAGGCGGCCAAGGGCGACAAGGTCGAGAGCACGGTGAAGGTGCCGGTCAAGGTGGTGACCCGCGAGAACGTGGCCGACTTCTCCTGA
- a CDS encoding D-ribose pyranase: MKKSGILNRHLAGALAELGHGDGVLICDAGMPIPPGPRVVDLAFRAGTPSFAEVLDGLLDELVVEGATAAEEIRDANPAAAALLDGRFPGLELVPHDELKARTAAARLVVRTGEARPYANVLLRCGVFF, translated from the coding sequence GTGAAGAAGTCGGGCATCCTCAACCGCCACCTGGCCGGAGCGCTGGCCGAACTCGGCCACGGCGACGGGGTGCTGATCTGCGACGCGGGCATGCCGATCCCGCCCGGCCCGCGCGTGGTCGACCTGGCCTTCCGCGCCGGGACCCCGTCGTTCGCCGAGGTGCTGGACGGACTGCTCGACGAACTGGTGGTGGAGGGAGCGACGGCCGCCGAGGAGATCCGCGACGCCAACCCGGCGGCCGCGGCGCTCCTGGACGGTCGCTTCCCCGGGCTGGAACTGGTCCCGCACGACGAGCTGAAGGCGCGTACGGCAGCGGCGCGCCTGGTCGTACGGACGGGGGAGGCCCGGCCGTACGCCAACGTGCTGCTGCGGTGCGGGGTGTTCTTCTGA
- a CDS encoding sphingomyelin phosphodiesterase, whose product MPHSASRRLSAMALTAALAAVPLAVNAPSATAATTADTPSLRVLSYNAFLFSKTLYPNWGQDHRAAEIPKTSFFRGNDVVVIQEAFDNGASDALLRNSAAQYPYQTPVVGRSKSGWDATGGSYSATTPEDGGVTILSKWPIVRKEQYVYKDACGADWWSNKGFAYTVLNVNGTRVHVVGTHAQSTDPGCSAGEAARMRSRQFKAMDAFLDAKKIPASEQVIVAGDFNVDGHSAEYASFLKDADLAAPDTKTGHIYSFDTRDNSIASERYPNDPREDLDHVLHRAGHAKPAGWNNDVIKERSAPWTVSSWGKNYTYTNLSDHYPVIGSAD is encoded by the coding sequence GTGCCGCACTCCGCTTCCCGCCGCCTGTCCGCGATGGCCCTCACCGCCGCGCTCGCTGCCGTCCCCTTGGCCGTGAACGCACCCTCGGCCACGGCCGCCACGACCGCCGACACCCCCTCGCTGCGGGTGCTCTCGTACAACGCGTTCCTCTTCAGCAAGACCCTGTACCCGAACTGGGGCCAGGACCACCGGGCGGCAGAGATCCCGAAGACGTCGTTCTTCCGGGGCAACGACGTGGTGGTGATCCAGGAAGCCTTCGACAACGGGGCCTCGGACGCGCTGCTGCGGAACTCCGCCGCCCAGTACCCCTACCAGACCCCGGTGGTCGGCCGGAGCAAGAGCGGCTGGGACGCCACCGGTGGCTCGTACTCGGCGACGACCCCGGAGGACGGCGGGGTCACGATCCTGAGCAAGTGGCCGATCGTGCGCAAGGAGCAGTACGTCTACAAGGACGCCTGCGGCGCCGACTGGTGGTCGAACAAGGGCTTCGCGTACACCGTGCTGAACGTCAACGGCACCCGCGTCCATGTCGTGGGCACCCACGCGCAGTCGACCGACCCCGGCTGTTCGGCGGGCGAGGCCGCCAGGATGCGCAGCCGCCAGTTCAAGGCGATGGACGCCTTCCTGGACGCCAAGAAGATCCCGGCCTCCGAACAGGTCATCGTGGCGGGCGACTTCAACGTGGACGGCCACTCCGCCGAGTACGCCTCCTTCCTCAAGGACGCCGACCTGGCCGCGCCCGACACCAAGACGGGCCACATCTACTCCTTCGACACCCGCGACAACTCGATCGCCTCCGAGCGCTACCCGAACGACCCCCGTGAGGACCTGGACCACGTCCTGCACCGCGCCGGTCACGCGAAGCCCGCGGGCTGGAACAACGACGTGATCAAGGAGCGGAGCGCCCCCTGGACGGTCTCCAGCTGGGGCAAGAACTACACGTACACGAACCTCTCCGACCACTACCCGGTGATCGGCTCCGCCGACTGA
- a CDS encoding class F sortase has protein sequence MPIRPSSPTRRPRTAPLLSALVICAALVGCAGPAPVPSATEPPATASAPAPTATHQPSASPDSPAPAHLSIPSLNIRSSLMRLGLNADGTVEVPPAEQGMTAGWYTGGAVPGGPGPAVLIGHNDTRFGRAVFHDLKDIRKGAEVRVRDTNGTSLSFRVTGKETVAKKAFPTERVYGATQESTLRLITCDGAFDAEGHPVDNLIVYAELIFG, from the coding sequence ATGCCCATCCGCCCCTCCTCCCCCACCCGCCGACCGCGAACGGCCCCTCTGCTGTCCGCCCTCGTCATCTGCGCGGCCCTGGTGGGCTGCGCGGGACCGGCACCGGTACCGTCAGCCACCGAGCCCCCGGCGACGGCCTCCGCCCCGGCCCCCACCGCGACACACCAGCCGTCGGCCTCCCCGGACAGCCCGGCCCCCGCCCATCTCTCCATCCCCTCCCTCAACATCCGCAGCTCCCTCATGCGTCTGGGGCTCAACGCGGACGGCACGGTCGAGGTCCCGCCCGCCGAACAGGGCATGACAGCGGGCTGGTACACGGGCGGAGCCGTACCCGGCGGGCCGGGACCGGCCGTGCTGATCGGCCACAACGACACCCGCTTCGGCCGGGCCGTCTTCCACGACCTCAAGGACATCCGCAAGGGCGCCGAGGTGCGCGTCCGCGACACGAACGGCACGTCCCTGAGCTTCAGGGTCACGGGCAAGGAGACGGTCGCCAAGAAGGCGTTCCCCACCGAACGTGTCTACGGGGCCACCCAGGAAAGCACACTGCGGCTGATCACCTGCGACGGCGCGTTCGACGCGGAGGGCCACCCCGTGGACAACCTGATCGTCTACGCCGAGTTGATCTTTGGCTGA
- a CDS encoding two-component sensor histidine kinase: MRRSLLGRLLGVSALVAACSVAATAWLAVQTTSGAIKQEQGQNLTADARIYDTLLGYAARHPTWDGVDATVRELAEQSGRRVALTTQSRQPLADSATAPDAPALPPEASAVVDPLSVDTVLAARSAEGQGTAADRIDPRAVGPFLLPAAERTALRRTADRNAACLNRAGIAADVVVGPSGRPRVQMVGNDPERALGTRCDPADLDAPTRTEKKALGALNELADACLKRQDRGGVRLNRDLSWGERAVAPGPLPVPGDATEARPAPAVEPPRELTGEDDRAIASCVGTARSEQLSSYVASPALLFIGDEGGATVPGFDLSPANTAKIAGAAALVLALTVGASVLAGARLVRPLHALTGAAQRMRDGEEHASVPVAGDDEIGRLSAAFNGMSAHRARLEAQRKAMVSDVAHELRTPLSNIRGWLEAAQDGLADPDPAFVSSLLEEAVQLQHIIDDLQDLAAADAGALRLHPGPVRVHELLGQVAAAHQARAETAGVTLTVVTTAPAPALEADPVRLRQAVGNLVSNAVRHTPAGGTVALRAYGGGGGAGPEGGGGSGAGQVVIEVADTGTGIPAGDLPYVFDRFWRAEKSRSRRTGGSGLGLAIVRKLAEAHGGTAEASSTEGTGSAFTLRLPATAPARGQGDRSRAGRPGGMA; the protein is encoded by the coding sequence GCTCGGTTACGCCGCCCGCCACCCGACCTGGGACGGGGTGGACGCGACGGTACGGGAGCTGGCCGAGCAGTCGGGCCGCCGCGTCGCGCTGACCACGCAGAGCAGGCAGCCGCTCGCCGACTCCGCGACCGCGCCGGACGCGCCCGCGCTGCCGCCGGAAGCCTCCGCCGTGGTCGACCCGTTGTCCGTGGACACCGTCCTGGCCGCCCGGTCCGCCGAGGGGCAGGGGACGGCCGCCGACCGGATCGACCCGCGCGCGGTGGGGCCGTTCCTGCTGCCCGCAGCCGAGCGTACGGCGCTGCGGCGGACCGCCGACCGGAACGCGGCCTGCCTGAACCGGGCGGGGATCGCCGCGGACGTGGTCGTCGGGCCGAGCGGACGGCCCCGGGTGCAGATGGTGGGCAACGACCCCGAACGGGCGCTGGGCACCCGGTGCGACCCCGCGGACCTGGACGCCCCCACCCGTACGGAGAAGAAGGCCCTCGGCGCGCTCAACGAGCTGGCCGACGCCTGTCTGAAGCGCCAGGACCGCGGCGGTGTGCGGCTCAACCGGGACCTCTCCTGGGGCGAGAGGGCCGTCGCGCCCGGGCCCCTGCCCGTACCGGGCGACGCGACCGAGGCCCGCCCCGCACCGGCCGTCGAGCCGCCCCGGGAGCTCACCGGGGAGGACGACCGGGCCATCGCCTCGTGCGTGGGGACGGCCCGCAGCGAACAGCTCAGCTCGTACGTGGCCTCCCCCGCGCTCCTGTTCATCGGCGACGAGGGCGGTGCCACGGTGCCCGGCTTCGATCTCTCCCCCGCCAACACCGCGAAGATCGCCGGAGCAGCGGCACTGGTCCTGGCGCTGACCGTGGGCGCTTCGGTGCTCGCGGGCGCCCGGCTGGTCCGCCCGCTGCACGCGCTGACCGGGGCCGCGCAGCGGATGCGGGACGGCGAGGAGCACGCCTCCGTCCCGGTCGCGGGGGACGACGAGATCGGCCGGCTGTCCGCCGCGTTCAACGGCATGTCCGCGCACCGGGCGCGGCTGGAGGCGCAGCGCAAGGCCATGGTCAGCGATGTGGCCCATGAGCTGCGCACCCCGCTGAGCAACATCCGCGGCTGGCTGGAGGCGGCCCAGGACGGTCTGGCCGACCCGGACCCGGCGTTCGTCTCCTCGCTGCTGGAGGAGGCGGTGCAGCTCCAGCACATCATCGACGACCTCCAGGACCTGGCCGCCGCCGACGCCGGGGCGCTGCGGCTGCACCCCGGACCGGTGCGCGTCCACGAACTGCTGGGCCAGGTGGCCGCCGCCCATCAGGCCCGCGCGGAGACGGCGGGCGTCACCCTGACCGTGGTGACCACCGCTCCGGCCCCGGCCCTGGAGGCGGACCCGGTCCGGCTGCGGCAGGCGGTGGGCAACCTGGTCTCCAACGCCGTACGGCACACTCCGGCGGGCGGGACGGTGGCGCTACGGGCGTACGGGGGCGGGGGCGGCGCCGGGCCGGAGGGCGGGGGCGGGTCAGGGGCCGGGCAGGTCGTGATCGAGGTGGCGGACACCGGGACCGGCATTCCGGCCGGGGACCTCCCGTACGTCTTCGACCGCTTCTGGCGTGCGGAGAAGTCCCGCAGCCGCCGTACGGGAGGGAGCGGCCTCGGCCTCGCCATCGTCCGGAAGCTGGCCGAGGCGCACGGCGGGACGGCGGAGGCGAGCAGTACGGAGGGGACGGGTTCGGCCTTCACGCTCCGCCTCCCGGCCACCGCGCCCGCGCGCGGACAGGGTGACCGAAGCCGAGCGGGCCGCCCTGGCGGGATGGCCTGA